The genomic DNA AGGCTTAACACCCGGAATGAACCCGTTGTTTCTCTTCAAATCATCCGACATCTGAGTCGGATTGATCGTGATAGCTGTATAGAAATATGTAAACAAGATAATCAGTACAGCAAATACGAAGTTGTACCAAAATCCGGTATTGTCCATAAACGCAGCTACGAAACCAGACTGTTCGCCTGTGCTTGAGAAACCGACGATTGAAATAGGAATAAACATGATTGCCTGAGCAAAGATGATAGGCATCACGTTTGCAGCATTCACCTTAAGAGGAATGTACTGACGCGCACCACCATATTGTTTATTTCCGATGATCCGTTTTGCATACTGTACGGGCACTTTACGAGTACCTTGTACTAACAGGATCGCACCTGCGATAACTAGCAAAAGGAACAACATTTCAAACAAGAACATAACCAGACCACCGGTTTTCTCACTCGTCCGGGAAACAAATTCCTGAAACAACGAATGCGGCAGACGGGCTATAATACCAACTAAAATGATAAATGAAATACCATTTCCAACACCTTTATCTGTAATTCTTTCACCAAGCCATAAGATAAACATACTTCCAGCAGCTAAAATAACTGTAGAAGAAATTGTAAACCATATACCTGCAGGCAGAGCTGCTCCGGCGGCTTTCAGTTGTACACTTAAGTTAACAAGATAAGTAGGAC from Parabacteroides merdae ATCC 43184 includes the following:
- the secY gene encoding preprotein translocase subunit SecY, coding for MRAVETIKNIWKIEDLRNRILTTLLLVAIYRFGTYVVLPGIDPKALTALQEQTRGGLLALLDMFSGGAFSNASIFALGIMPYISASIVMQLMAIAVPSFQKLQREGESGRRKINQWTRYLTVAILLFQGPTYLVNLSVQLKAAGAALPAGIWFTISSTVILAAGSMFILWLGERITDKGVGNGISFIILVGIIARLPHSLFQEFVSRTSEKTGGLVMFLFEMLFLLLVIAGAILLVQGTRKVPVQYAKRIIGNKQYGGARQYIPLKVNAANVMPIIFAQAIMFIPISIVGFSSTGEQSGFVAAFMDNTGFWYNFVFAVLIILFTYFYTAITINPTQMSDDLKRNNGFIPGVKPGKSTKDYLDTIMDRITLPGAFFLAVVAIMPAFARIAGVSMEFSQFFGGTSLLILVGVVLDTLQQVESHLLMRHYDGLLKSGRIKGRSGAVGAY